From one Odontesthes bonariensis isolate fOdoBon6 chromosome 14, fOdoBon6.hap1, whole genome shotgun sequence genomic stretch:
- the rnf220a gene encoding E3 ubiquitin-protein ligase RNF220a isoform X8 encodes MEEVENKRETFLRVRANRQTRLNARIGKMKRRKPEDGGQVCPLCSAPLAGSEEEMSRHVEQCLIQREGALADDDSADMDGDNGRGFEEYEWAGQKRIRATALLEGGFRGTGFATCSIKESAADSDADLDVDGDDTLEYGKAQYTEADIIPCSGAGEDQGEAREREALRGAVLNGGMPSNRITPEFSKWASDEMPSTSNGESSKTDPSAPSSSSSSSCVPRTCKNSEIEKVTEEESTATTMEALKARIRELEKQILRGDRYKCLICMDSYTMPLTSIQCWHVHCEECWLRTLGNKKLCPQCNTITSPGDLRRVYL; translated from the exons ATGGAGGAGGTGGAAAACAAGAGAGAA ACATTTTTACGAGTTCGAGCAAACAGACAAACGAGATTGAATG CCCGTATAGgcaagatgaagaggaggaagccTGAGGATGGGGGCCAGGTATGTCCGCTGTGCAGTGCCCCATTGGCTGGGAGCGAGGAGGAGATGAGTAGACATGTGGAACAATGCCTGATCCAG CGTGAAGGCGCTTTAGCCGACGACGACTCCGCAGACATGGATGGAGATAATGGGCGGGGCTTTGAGGAGTACGAGTGGGCGGGGCAGAAGAGGATCAGAGCCACAGCTTTGCTGGAGGGAGGCTTCAGAg GAACAGGTTTTGCCACATGTAGTATTAAAGAAAGCGCAGCGGACAGCGACGCCGACCTCGATGTGGACGGAGACGACACCTTGGAGTACGGCAAAGCCCAGTACACCGAGGCCGACATCATCCCCTGCTCCGGTGCCGGAGAGGACCAAGGAGAAGCCCGGGAGAGGGAGGCGCTGCGGGGAGCCGTGCTCAA CGGCGGAATGCCTTCTAACCGAATAACGCCTGAATTCTCCAAATGGGCCAGCGATG AGATGCCTTCTACGAGCAATGGAGAGAGCAGCAAGACAGACCCCAGCGCTCCTtcgtcttcctcctcttcctcctgcgtCCCACGCACCTGTAAAAACAGCGAGATCGAAAA GGTGACGGAGGAGGAGTCCACGGCTACCACTATGGAGGCCCTGAAGGCCCGAATCAGAGAGCTGGAGAAGCAGATACTGCGAGGAGACCGATACAAGTGTCTCATTTGCATG gattCCTACACGATGCCGCTCACCTCCATTCAATGCTGGCACGTCCATTGTGAAGAGTGCTGGCTCAGGACTCTG